The Rosa chinensis cultivar Old Blush chromosome 7, RchiOBHm-V2, whole genome shotgun sequence DNA segment TGTGAACACGATCAATTAAGGAAGACGCTCGACCATTTCTTCCTTGCTTCACCtgcaagatatatatatatatatatatatatatatatatgcatgcggAGATGATGgaagaagaaagcaaaacaGGAGGTACACATATAAAGCAATGGAGAATCAAACCCAAGGGAATTGAAAAAGAATGATTCCGGTACGTACCAAGCTAGCTAGCTTGCATGTTCATATATGCCTTCATTGGGCCATGCCATAaaattagtataaatagagaccTGCATGGTTGACATTCCTCAAATCGATCTTTCCTTCCATATATATTATCTCCATTAATTCCTGTTCTATATTAATTCCTGTTCTCCATTAATTCCTTCCATATATATTATCTCCATTCACGTTCTTAGAGTTTCATTTCCATGGATCAAAGCAAGGTAGCCGGAGCTGATCATCAGGCCAAACGTACTTACGAGGACTTTGAACCCTTCTGCAAATGGCATAACCGCGACAATGTTGTTGAGGTCCATATTCAAGGTATGCATGTAATTAAATATGTACGTATCCTAATGATTGCACCGAGTTCATTTTTGTCTAACACTCTAACATATACAATCGATATCATTAATTACTGTGCTCCGATGGATCAGGTTTCAGAAAGGAACACCTAAGTGTCCGTACCACTCAGACGGGGATGCTTACAATCCATGGAGAACGTCCATTGGACCAAACTAAATCTACATGGAGCCGTTTCCACAAAGAAATTAAGCTTCCAAACAACTGCGACACAAATAAAGTTGCGGCAAAGTTTGCTGCAGGAGTTCTTACAATAACAATGCCTCCCAAAATTGCACCACCTCAACCTCAATCTCCAGAACATCAGAAACAACAGCTTAGCAATCATGAAAAGTTACCAGAACCAAGCAACAATGATACtcaaacaaataatgataaagCGATAGCTAAACTCATTAAACAAAATCCGGACAAGCAGCCAACCACCGATGAAAATGCTGCATTGCTTGATGAAGAGGTTAAGCCAGGAAGCTGCTGCGAATTGGGGCAAAAGAGTACTTTAGCTTCCAAGAATTGGAAGGTGAAACTCGTGTTGGTGGTTGCCGTGGTGGTCGCTTTTGGTTTCGGGGCATATATCAGATACAAACACGGCCATTACTCATACAGCTGGGAGCAGACAGACTAGATCTTATTCATCCTATTGTGTCACAATATCCAAGCTTGTATTAAACATTTCCTTTTAATTTGTAACCCGTTAATAATGTAAGATTagtatttcaaaaaaataatgtaagattattgaaattaaatttcttCTAATTTTACACTTTGAAAATTTTACTATGCACGCATGTATACATACAAAGATCTGACGGGCAATGATGATGAGAGAGGGAGACACTTATGACTTGCACATTATTTGCTCTATATGTATAGTTGAATTTTGCTTTATAGTTTAGCGGAATGACACAACGACCAAAACACCAATCAATTGCGGGGATAGCTCAGTTGGGAGAGCGTCAGACTGAAGATCTGAAGGTCGCGTGTTCGATCCACGCTCACCGcacaaattttctttttaatctggtttttttgtatttgttttattattattattattattgcaGAGTTATATGGTGGAGTGAGAGAGACAGAGCACGCAGCAGCGGCTGAGCAGCtggaaaaagagaagagaagagaagagaagagatggGTTCTAGAGGAGGAGCGACGGTTTTGCAGCAGCTAAGTCGGGCAAGCCGAATGAGAACGAAACTGCAGACGGCGTTGGAAGCCAGCGCTCTGGACATAGAAGACGTGTCACATCAGCACGCCGGACACGCCGCCATGAGGGATAACAACGCCGGCGAGACTCATTTCAACCTGAAGATCGTGTCCCCCAAATTCGAGGGGCAGAGCCTCGTTAAACGACACCGCATGGTGTATGATGCCTTGGCCGACGAGCTCCAGTCCGGTCTTCATGCGCTCTCCATTGTCGCCAAGACTCCCCAAGAAACCGGCCCCAAGTGACAATTTTCCTTCCCTATTATTATGTATGatcatgattttgaatttttgatccTGATATATATTTATGTATCAGTGTATTCTTGTTCATCGGATTTGAAAGCTTTTATATTATTTCGTGTTGAAATTTATGCGCTTTGCTTGTAATCTCTAATAAAGATAAACTTGCTGTAAAGTATAACATTGCAATccatggagagagaaagatgaGAGAATTTGAGGTGGTCAAAGCAGCCTCAAATAGTAGTGTTGGATTGGATAATGGAAATTGCTAAGACAGTTTTTTGTGGAATGCCAACCGTTCCTTCCCCTAGGAATTAGTGGAGCCTCTAGTCTCATTCCAGAgggacacagagagagagagagagagtggtggAATTACTCACTCTCTCTGTTGGCCCCAAGGCCTTGTTGTTTCGTCGCCTCTCTGGTGTTGTATGAATTGTTCTTTCAGATAACACATCAACCAAAGCAGGAAGAGAGGGAAGCACACACAATTAAGTAATTGACAATGAGCAAGGCCTCCATTTCCAAGGAGCTCAACGACAAGCACACCAAGGTTTGCTCTCTCCTTCCTTTTTATGCAATTATTTTCCAATGTGTAACATTCAATTGCTAATACAATTGTGCTCTACTTTTATGTCCAGATTTTAGAAGGTCTTCTTAAGCTGCCAGAAAACCGGGAATGTGCTGATTGTCGGAGCAAGTAAACATTTCAGAACCCATGTCTTCTTATGTTTAGCAGATTTCCACTACTCTAGGGTCTAGACTTAATTCGATTAATGTCAGTTCCAAAGGTCTGGTCTTACCTCTAAAGCCAAAATCTGATTATGTGATggtcatttctttttcttgatgCTAAGTTTAATCCAATGGAGAGTTTTTTCTTCCTTCCTCTCTTCCTTGTTGTGTATACAACCATCTCATGTTCATTTTATTTGCTGCTCTTCACCATCTGATGTCTGATTTGGGAAAACATCATCTAATTTGAATCTAGTGTTCAGTCACCCTATCTTGGACCCTTGGTATTTTCATAGGTGGCCcatattatgaattttttttttttttaatattcagTTAATGTGATTTTCTGCTTTCAATATATTTGTTTCAGAGCCCCACGATGGGCAAGTGTGAATCTGGGAATATTTATTTGCATGCAATGTTCAGGAATTCATCGGAGCCTTGGAGTGCACATTTCAAAGGTTTGTTTGTCCACCTCTCATTTCTTTAAGTCAGTAGACCCTTTTTCTTGTCTCTTTTTTATCAGTAATCATAAAATTTGTCAAGGAATTTTTATTAAATCACTGAAGCAATAATACAGCTATGGGATTATAAGTTATGTCAATGACAATAGTATTACATACATCTGCTATTAATTGCTGATGTTATTTCGGTTTACTAGTCTTCCTAAGATCAGTTATTGGTTGTCAACTTTTTTCAATAACATGTGCTTGCAATACATATCAACATTATGTTCTGATGATTGCATAGCCTGGATGATTTTGGAAATAGGTCCGGTCTACTACTTTGGATACATGGCTGCCAGAGCAGATTGCTTTTATGGAATGTAAGAGCTCGCTTTagcctccctccctctctctctcgtctcttTCTCTATCTACCGTATGTGCGCGCTACTCATACCCATATGTGTTGCTAAATTGTATAGGTACCATCTTATAGCATCTTGTTAACATGCCTCTCAGAATGACTAGCATTCCTGAGGCAACTAGATACAATGCATTGCTATCCTTTCATTGAAGTCATGGTCCTTTTTTTCCTCCTATCCCCCATAAGTTTACTGAAAGTGGTTCATATTAGAAAACATCACTTCACATGTTTTGCTCGGGAGGACTTTATTCAATGTCCAGTGAGTATCATATTCAAATTCATTAGCATGTTAATCGACATTTTTGTGTTTCACTGTGTAGCTTTGGGTAATGAGAAGGCAAACAATTATTGGGAAAAAAAGTTGCCACTAAATGCAGACAGAAGTGCGATCGAGAAGTTTATTCGTGCCAAGTAATTGTCTGATGaagataattttgatctttCATGCGGAACTTGGATAGTTAGTTAATattttttccttccttctgtTCTGAACTATTTTAGGAACTTTCAGGTATGAGGGAAAAAAGTGGGTTGCAAAGGATGCAAAACAGCCCGCTCCTGAACCAGTTGAAATGGGCACCAGTTCCAACAAGTTGGTTGAAGGTGGAGCCACCAGTGGCAAGAAACTAAGGAGGCATTCTCTTGAGGAAGCAATACTTCCTACACATCTTTCAGAAGATGCTCCTCCAGTAGCAAGACCCCGCACGGTAATtattcatatttaattgttgtaagtaATGAAATTGTTTGTTTGAGTTCCATAAGTCAGGACAGATAGTTCTTGCTCCTTCATCATACTTTGTGTTCTTAATAAAGCTGTCATGTAGATTTCATTAACTCTGGAACTTCTATCACTTTTTCTGTTTTCCAAGTGTGGAATATTTTCTGCGACTTAGAGTGCTTTatgtttgtttcttatttttgaCAGAGTTCTTAGGGTTCATGGTCATTCTTCAATTGATGTTTATTTCTTGTTTTTGCTAGAGTTCATAGGGTTCGTGGTCATTCTCTGATCGATGAGGGAGCTATTGGAACTTGGTGGTTTCTAAAGTTGATTTCAGTAACTTTGTTGCAAATGATCCTTCTTTTGAGTTCATAAAAATTTTAAGTATCTATTTTGCTCTACCCCTTTATCTCTTCCATAGAGTTGCTGGATCAAAATCTAATAACATTCAAAGGTTCAACAAAAGAGAAAATGCACTGCTCCTTTGAATCTGCATCTGCGATTTGATTTATGCATACCAACTTTTTTACTGCTTGTCTTGCTGCTGCAATTCCAATTAACCTGAGCTTCTAGGAATTCTTGATATTCTCTTGATGAACTCTCACTCCGAACTTTACCAAAGAGCTACTGTACTGTTTCATGCTTCTCTACTTGCTTCATCAAATGTGTTTGCATTGCTCCTTTTTGTTGTAGTTCAATTGTATGGTACATTTGGACAGGTTTGATGGGTTTacatatttataattaatgatTACTGTGGTTCGTGCAGGGTTCTTTAGATTTGAATCACATTTATACTAATTCACCTCTACCAAAGGGGTCAGCACCGATGACAGATTGCGATACGGCAACAAGAAAGAACAACAGTGCAACAGATCTCTTCAATTTGCTTTCTGTCCATGATGCAAAACAGGAATGTCATACTGTACCTCCTGCACGCTGGGCAACTTTTGATTGTAAGAACAATAAGATATttctatttcatttttatttttaagctGGTTTTAGGAACTTTCAAGTTGGAGTTATTCTTCTAAGAAATAAAAAGTCGTTGAAGCCAAAAAGATGTGGTTCTGCCAATAGACAGCTGCTTTTGATTTGATTGCCTGCTAAAAGATGTGGTTAAATCATTAGTAAATGGACCTAAGCCAATTAACTCCTCTCAGATCCAAATTGTTGTTTGCAGGACAGGACTCTTTGACTTAAGCCCCTGGAATTAATGTTTGGCCAGCTGCTGACATTAAAGTCAGAGTGGTAGCTGAAGTGTGGGCAATGTTTGTTCCTAGCAGGAAATGTGGGATTGGACAGCACATATAACTCTTCATCAAGATTTGTTGCTGTTTCAACTTGATATTGGCATATTTTGCAATTCCTTTCAAATTTCGGCAAGTAAACCATAAAttgtttacttttcttttctcagtCGATTGCAAATTCAACTGTCAAATTAATTTGTTGTCCTCTTGACTCAACGATTCCTTCTTTCCACCTTCCAATGCAGGATCTCAGTCAAGAAATACATTGTCACACATCCTTCATGGTGCTGAGATATGGTAATTTTGTTTCTAGTTTTTAGTCTGGATTCATATATGAAAGAAGAGAGGGTGAAGGGTATGTACACATCACAGAAGGCTATCTATAATAGTAGCAGGAGAAGGGATGTAATTAAGCcttattgttctttttttgtttaattaaaaagaaaaaaacaagtgTATCATTTTTACAAGATTTCATAGGTCATACTAAGTAAGAGCAGGTGGCTAAGATTAATGTCATGATGATATCCAACAATATTATCACAGTTTTGATTCTTTGTTGTTTTTAAAAGGTTGAGATCCTATCTTGTTTCCTTGTTAAGCAGCTTTTCTGTAATAAATGGGTTTGCGAATGCAAATTTTTGtagctgattgtagaaaaagaGAATGAAGAGACACATTTGTTTGTTTGAAAAATACTAGGAGCATTTTCACCGTTGAATCCAGAACAAGAGCACAAAGAGTGCTAGAAAACTCGGAATGCTAACTGGCAAGAGTACTGGATTTGGAAAGCTAATAACTAAAGGAAGTTGGGGCTCGATTTTCCAGCTCAATCGATAGTTTTAAACTGTGTTGCAGCACCAAGTTGTTCATGTAAAGGAGGCACTTGGTCACTCATTTGGCTAAAGTAGAGCAACAAATATAAAACCGTTGAATGAGTGAGTTGTGTATTTTTCACTACAGGGAAGACTACTGGCTGCAACCCAAGAAAGAGACTAATAATGGATTTGACTATGAGCGTCAGAAATAGGGATGGCATTAAAACCCACAGGCCGCGGGtaatttttccttttgggtATCTGTTAATGGGTAATACCCATAGCTTATGGGTATGGGTAATTATAAAAGgattaatgctcatacaccccaaatccgagaaaatacttctcatacaccccagtgtctTATTTTTGTTCCCCCTTACACAaacttttctcattttctttcctacctacccatcttttcaaaatccctaccattagtaccctttCTTCCTTCCTCTAGCGATTTTCTTTGCTATCTTTGTTTGTCAGAGTCTGCATATGCATTATAATAATTAGTTGTTGTTTTGCTGTCTATTTCATTGTTTATATAGaggttttagaaacgtggtgggcccatcagagttttatttgaatatatatgcagagttaacagtcatcctctaatctcaaaggtaaacagtacgatttactattcataatttcgattgtagacagacttgagttgattgctatctgcaaaattactagcaaagaattgcaaaaagagagagaaaaattgagaaaactgaAAGCCTATAGAGATAGTCTCAACAGAGAATCCcccaactattgggatatcatttatagacttcagactagaatctataaaatagaacaagagattgataatctcttatatgttctggaagaggaacaaaaacctcttgattatttgagcattggttagatccgcacatcactagtatcagagcttgtaaaatagctcaaaggagaacccctccttaatggggacaatgtcaaaattgttattagagaaaataaattctctactgaaatcttctaatgagaaaaatcaaaagctgttactagaattatctagatgtcaaactcatctagaaaaattacctgctataatccaccaattggaaagattggaaaacaaaatggattatatcaaggaacttccaaaaacggaagaagaaaagctgacagtcgtcagtagaaaaatcaatgaacagcaaaaaacgctggaatctatgaaaaatatactgaaggacaagaaagtgcctacagtaaaaaataaaactaatgggttcaaaccattagagaaaccagattcaaatcttgttccaaacatgatttttctggaaccatctactagtcaaactagtatccggtatgaaaacccggagaaaagagatatcaagatgttaagcatctttgggaaaaagaaaggagtacaactcctaaatgctgaagagtttgaattcaacgaaatcgaacaagaggtaaaaaactcctcaatcccaaaattagattttaaacaaatctacaagaggggaaagtttgatttaatggatagccattattttaaactactggagattacaacccccgctacagcaggaggagagactaatcttctactgatcactccttcagaagttgccagagctcaagcaaaaaaatatcaatttatgcatattggagcagtccaagtaggcataaatctgcttgctcgcaaaggcataaactgttcagtccaatgtgttctacaggacaacaggttaacagacttccaagctagtctgttgggaacacttgaagcatccttatgtgatcaagtagcatatttcaactgcttcccaaacttcaccaccagcttgaaagatgcagctcactgtctacggctgagagtcaagacagatggcatatccatgaaagaagatatgcaagaacttgcaatagtatatagaatatactataaattgatgagtactacagtagcccccaagacaaggataacaaatatcccaggtcttactactggattcctcaccaatcagaagaaccattcacaacatatccataaagttacttggaatgaagtgacttttcctcttgaatggaagtTATCCGGTCCAAAACAGCAatcggaaagagcaaaagcaaaaatctacgagagtagaagaactggagaaatcagcctcaattttgacaatcacagaaaaagtgatgtctgtcctgagaacctcaggataaacaagaatcttctcagaagaagctacagcagtagagaagctagtgtcagtggtacaaaacccaccattgaagagccaatatcagaagaagatctggaagctgatctaaacaggCCAGTCAATATgttcagagctgagaggctctatgatctttatgaagaagttgagaattgtgaaaatcctgaacgattagaaaaactaatc contains these protein-coding regions:
- the LOC112179838 gene encoding inactive protein RESTRICTED TEV MOVEMENT 2, with amino-acid sequence MDQSKVAGADHQAKRTYEDFEPFCKWHNRDNVVEVHIQGFRKEHLSVRTTQTGMLTIHGERPLDQTKSTWSRFHKEIKLPNNCDTNKVAAKFAAGVLTITMPPKIAPPQPQSPEHQKQQLSNHEKLPEPSNNDTQTNNDKAIAKLIKQNPDKQPTTDENAALLDEEVKPGSCCELGQKSTLASKNWKVKLVLVVAVVVAFGFGAYIRYKHGHYSYSWEQTD
- the LOC112175127 gene encoding protein BOLA1, chloroplastic; its protein translation is MGSRGGATVLQQLSRASRMRTKLQTALEASALDIEDVSHQHAGHAAMRDNNAGETHFNLKIVSPKFEGQSLVKRHRMVYDALADELQSGLHALSIVAKTPQETGPK
- the LOC112175126 gene encoding probable ADP-ribosylation factor GTPase-activating protein AGD15 isoform X1, coding for MSKASISKELNDKHTKILEGLLKLPENRECADCRSKAPRWASVNLGIFICMQCSGIHRSLGVHISKVRSTTLDTWLPEQIAFMESLGNEKANNYWEKKLPLNADRSAIEKFIRAKYEGKKWVAKDAKQPAPEPVEMGTSSNKLVEGGATSGKKLRRHSLEEAILPTHLSEDAPPVARPRTGSLDLNHIYTNSPLPKGSAPMTDCDTATRKNNSATDLFNLLSVHDAKQECHTVPPARWATFDYPNCCLQDRTL
- the LOC112175126 gene encoding probable ADP-ribosylation factor GTPase-activating protein AGD15 isoform X2, whose amino-acid sequence is MSKASISKELNDKHTKILEGLLKLPENRECADCRSKAPRWASVNLGIFICMQCSGIHRSLGVHISKVRSTTLDTWLPEQIAFMESLGNEKANNYWEKKLPLNADRSAIEKFIRAKYEGKKWVAKDAKQPAPEPVEMGTSSNKLVEGGATSGKKLRRHSLEEAILPTHLSEDAPPVARPRTGSLDLNHIYTNSPLPKGSAPMTDCDTATRKNNSATDLFNLLSVHDAKQECHTVPPARWATFD